The following proteins come from a genomic window of Corallococcus sp. NCRR:
- a CDS encoding outer membrane beta-barrel domain-containing protein has product MKARTLRVFAALSLSLTALGAAAQEDGVLDSAVVRNRLYKPAGHPELSLSVGLPVQTHLTAHYFFDVGLAYNLFDTFALEARAGYAVSRQTGLARSISESFLDREDKRVTDELEDMWRMNLHGVVGARWAPIYGKISLVADIPVHFQTYLWAGGGLTNLKRQSVIQCTQVVDRAAGVCDNRTAVDDRGSATENYWVKESRVAPVVSAALGFRFFIKEQHGIRLELRDWIFKDSYRVNLLRDDWEAGNPTGEPAGSPGLTHLVQFDLGYTFSF; this is encoded by the coding sequence ATGAAAGCACGCACGCTTCGCGTCTTCGCCGCGCTGAGCCTCTCGCTGACGGCGCTCGGCGCCGCCGCACAGGAAGACGGCGTCCTGGACTCGGCGGTCGTCCGCAACCGGCTCTACAAGCCCGCGGGCCATCCGGAGCTGTCCCTGTCCGTGGGCCTGCCAGTGCAGACGCACCTGACGGCGCACTACTTCTTCGACGTAGGCCTGGCCTACAACCTGTTCGACACGTTCGCGCTGGAGGCACGCGCGGGCTACGCCGTCAGCCGCCAGACGGGCCTGGCGCGCTCCATCTCCGAGTCCTTCCTGGACCGCGAGGACAAGCGCGTCACGGACGAGCTGGAGGACATGTGGCGGATGAACCTGCACGGCGTCGTCGGCGCCCGGTGGGCTCCCATCTACGGGAAGATCTCCCTGGTCGCGGACATCCCGGTGCACTTCCAGACGTACCTCTGGGCGGGCGGCGGCCTCACCAACCTGAAGCGCCAGTCCGTCATCCAGTGCACCCAGGTCGTGGACCGGGCCGCGGGCGTCTGTGACAACCGCACGGCCGTGGATGACCGGGGCAGCGCCACGGAGAACTACTGGGTGAAGGAGTCGCGCGTGGCGCCGGTGGTGTCCGCCGCGTTGGGCTTCCGCTTCTTCATCAAGGAGCAGCACGGCATCCGGCTGGAGCTGCGCGACTGGATCTTCAAGGACAGCTACCGCGTGAACCTGCTGCGCGACGACTGGGAGGCCGG
- the rplC gene encoding 50S ribosomal protein L3, with product MKGLIGKKIGMTQVFNDEGNLVPVTVIDVNTCLVVGKRTPEKDQYSAVTVGFGEIREKLLNKPELGFFKKASATPRRHLREFRVTAEEAAGFNVGDAVKADMFAKGELVDVTGVTKGRGFSGVMRRWSFKGSQTKTHGTHEYQRHPGAIGQRKTPGRTYPNKKMPGHYGVDRVTTQNLTVVDVDVEKGLVLVKGAVAGHNDGIVIVRPSIKVAMRAQHKAAK from the coding sequence GTGAAGGGTCTGATTGGCAAGAAGATCGGCATGACCCAGGTGTTCAACGACGAGGGCAACCTCGTTCCGGTGACGGTCATCGACGTCAACACCTGTCTGGTGGTCGGCAAGCGCACCCCGGAGAAGGATCAGTACTCCGCGGTGACCGTGGGCTTCGGCGAGATCCGCGAGAAGCTCCTGAACAAGCCGGAGCTCGGCTTCTTCAAGAAGGCCAGCGCCACGCCGCGCCGTCACCTGCGTGAGTTCCGCGTCACGGCCGAGGAGGCCGCGGGCTTCAACGTGGGCGACGCCGTCAAGGCGGACATGTTCGCCAAGGGCGAGCTGGTGGACGTCACCGGCGTGACCAAGGGCCGCGGCTTCTCCGGCGTCATGCGCCGCTGGAGCTTCAAGGGCTCGCAGACCAAGACCCACGGTACGCACGAGTATCAGCGTCACCCGGGCGCCATCGGTCAGCGTAAGACGCCGGGCCGTACGTACCCGAACAAGAAGATGCCGGGTCACTACGGCGTCGACCGCGTCACCACGCAGAACCTGACCGTGGTGGACGTGGACGTGGAGAAGGGCTTGGTGCTCGTGAAGGGCGCGGTCGCCGGCCACAACGACGGCATCGTCATCGTGCGCCCCTCCATCAAGGTGGCCATGCGCGCGCAGCACAAGGCCGCGAAGTAA